A stretch of the Haloplanus aerogenes genome encodes the following:
- a CDS encoding AAA family ATPase, which translates to MSSTTTDDADSQPDEQAVLSHLVRRLLQREGGQIPLERVTLRVSDYVDIGEQAAADLIDEGADAGIYTLERGAGGTRTITGVSPQGPEPDIIVAAFGAAADTPDFTVISVVTESIDKALRDAGYETFSSLADAGADDLTGLTGTLTESRAAAILQEAPQHVPVGTRLATAAARRYARRLDAETDRGVARVVDLATTDIAVGEPVYRTAGLDPEYLEAQYVSAVGRNADDPVATGLHVLDDPDHPDVPKAATHPEAGDDALPVDDTGHVVPPAIPVEPRLQLPLDELLAKKLARGLVPVRLVGPRGSGKNYLIKYLCHETNRGYVSIDCDEATHTEDLFGPLTPTEDGLIVPRTGPAKQALLNGSVLVLNEFPVMRAGAAMALHRLLNEGKLLVKSHGELVEPHPSARIVITMNPPTREYRDSEPMNSATRGRFRALEQPYIQDVEVELDTLDAQVNSGSRVVDRGTLRKIVQFAHQTRQNENWPTLSTRNLVIVCEHIEDGAAPKAAVKNEVWAVAVVNMCG; encoded by the coding sequence ATGTCATCCACTACTACCGACGACGCGGACAGCCAGCCCGACGAACAGGCCGTCTTGAGCCATCTCGTACGGCGACTCCTTCAGCGCGAAGGCGGCCAGATCCCTCTCGAACGAGTCACCCTCCGGGTGAGCGACTACGTCGACATCGGCGAGCAGGCCGCCGCTGACCTCATCGACGAGGGTGCCGACGCCGGAATCTACACGCTGGAGCGAGGTGCGGGTGGAACGAGAACGATCACCGGGGTTAGCCCGCAGGGACCCGAACCTGACATCATCGTCGCGGCCTTCGGGGCTGCGGCGGACACGCCTGACTTCACCGTCATCAGCGTCGTCACCGAGAGTATCGACAAGGCGTTGCGTGACGCGGGCTACGAGACGTTCAGTTCCCTTGCTGACGCTGGCGCTGACGACCTCACCGGGCTGACCGGAACGCTCACCGAGAGCCGCGCAGCGGCCATCCTCCAGGAGGCACCCCAGCACGTCCCCGTCGGGACTCGCCTTGCGACTGCCGCCGCCCGGCGATACGCGCGTCGGCTCGACGCCGAGACAGACCGTGGTGTGGCCCGGGTCGTCGACCTTGCGACCACCGACATCGCCGTGGGCGAACCGGTCTACCGAACTGCGGGACTCGATCCCGAATACCTCGAGGCGCAGTACGTCAGTGCCGTCGGTCGCAACGCCGACGACCCCGTGGCGACCGGCCTGCACGTTCTCGACGACCCGGACCACCCCGACGTACCAAAGGCCGCGACTCACCCCGAAGCCGGCGACGACGCGCTCCCCGTCGACGACACCGGGCACGTCGTCCCGCCGGCGATCCCGGTCGAACCGCGACTCCAGCTCCCGCTGGATGAATTGCTCGCGAAGAAACTCGCCCGAGGCCTGGTCCCTGTCCGCCTCGTCGGGCCGCGCGGCTCGGGAAAGAACTACCTGATCAAGTACCTCTGCCACGAGACAAACAGAGGATACGTCTCAATCGACTGTGACGAGGCGACCCACACCGAGGACCTGTTCGGGCCGCTGACGCCCACCGAGGACGGCCTGATCGTGCCCCGGACTGGACCCGCCAAGCAGGCACTCCTGAACGGGTCGGTCTTGGTGCTCAACGAGTTCCCGGTGATGCGAGCCGGCGCTGCGATGGCGCTCCATCGCCTGCTCAACGAGGGGAAACTGCTGGTGAAGTCACATGGCGAGCTGGTCGAACCCCATCCGTCGGCGCGGATCGTGATCACGATGAATCCGCCCACCCGGGAGTACCGCGATTCCGAGCCGATGAACTCCGCTACCCGTGGACGGTTTCGGGCGCTGGAGCAGCCCTACATTCAGGACGTCGAGGTCGAACTCGACACGCTTGACGCGCAGGTCAACAGTGGCTCCCGCGTCGTCGATCGTGGGACGCTCCGGAAGATCGTCCAGTTCGCCCACCAGACTCGCCAGAACGAGAACTGGCCGACGCTGTCGACCCGGAACCTCGTGATCGTCTGTGAGCACATCGAGGACGGCGCCGCGCCGAAGGCCGCGGTCAAGAACGAGGTGTGGGCGGTCGCCGTGGTGAACATGTGTGGCTGA
- a CDS encoding PEP-utilizing enzyme: MREFDFQLVSRSYLSTGEFSFHHPDPALAQQGVDGLSRMRLNLQAPPLMLTRNLFECTELLLGTSVHWERSDRAFQLTVEASLGVSSAKRLAEALDSAVRDADGFQGRDSKVVASRETAIDLWTWEVECKQSSGNGRIFEREAGEIIVRSGDDAQVTVLVTSPTEPEISASEAITIDSETAMECATALRQGAQAIRMAQGSKSRTIPWLGSYRGMGVSDGEATGPARVVRTTLGTNSDCSPDDLVGAENIESGEIVVMDQYYHSLRDRLEVAAGYVIEDDVAMTDAGAVLARMYDIPAITTCSGVCRDITTGDRVAVQGGTGILIHEL; the protein is encoded by the coding sequence ATGCGTGAGTTCGACTTTCAACTGGTGAGCCGTTCGTACCTATCTACGGGTGAGTTCTCATTCCACCACCCGGATCCTGCCCTCGCTCAACAGGGAGTTGACGGGCTATCGCGGATGCGGCTGAACCTTCAGGCGCCACCGTTGATGCTGACCCGGAATCTCTTCGAGTGTACTGAACTGCTACTCGGAACCTCGGTTCACTGGGAGCGATCGGACCGAGCATTTCAGTTGACAGTTGAGGCATCACTTGGAGTGTCCAGCGCGAAACGGCTCGCAGAGGCCCTAGACAGCGCAGTACGAGATGCCGACGGATTCCAAGGTCGTGATTCGAAAGTAGTGGCGTCGCGTGAAACAGCTATCGACCTCTGGACATGGGAGGTGGAGTGCAAGCAGTCGAGCGGTAATGGACGGATATTCGAACGGGAGGCAGGCGAGATCATCGTTCGCTCCGGTGACGATGCCCAGGTGACGGTGCTGGTCACGTCACCGACAGAACCGGAGATATCGGCATCGGAGGCTATCACTATCGACTCAGAGACCGCGATGGAGTGTGCAACTGCGCTACGGCAAGGAGCGCAAGCGATCCGAATGGCACAGGGTTCCAAGTCCCGTACGATCCCATGGCTGGGATCCTATCGTGGAATGGGCGTCAGTGACGGTGAGGCGACTGGCCCTGCACGAGTCGTTCGGACAACCCTTGGAACGAACTCGGACTGTTCACCTGACGACTTGGTCGGCGCCGAAAATATCGAATCCGGCGAAATCGTGGTGATGGATCAGTACTATCACTCTCTTCGAGATCGACTGGAAGTCGCTGCTGGCTACGTGATTGAGGACGACGTAGCGATGACCGACGCTGGGGCAGTGTTGGCACGGATGTACGACATCCCCGCTATCACGACATGTTCAGGGGTGTGTCGCGATATTACGACAGGAGATCGAGTCGCAGTCCAAGGCGGAACGGGAATCCTCATCCATGAGCTGTGA
- a CDS encoding cold shock domain-containing protein has product MRRYRCETCGERFNSKYNLELHEEVRDCEPAETTSNESDDGREQRTLRNGRVHDVEGAVCTYDEDGGYGFLTTADLDGEIIEDTGGTHDIFFHISEAQTDWVEEGDRLRCDVVEGDRGLECTNIEIIARDSQRESYDPPADRTKRSGFGVQKDDGQYGAGSKSSPTESNIEDFEDERKFR; this is encoded by the coding sequence GTGCGAAGGTATCGCTGCGAGACGTGCGGCGAACGATTCAACTCAAAGTACAATTTGGAACTTCACGAAGAGGTACGCGATTGCGAACCGGCGGAAACGACCAGCAACGAATCGGACGATGGTCGCGAGCAACGGACGCTTCGAAACGGACGAGTCCATGATGTCGAAGGGGCTGTCTGTACATACGACGAGGATGGCGGCTACGGTTTTCTGACGACTGCCGACCTCGACGGAGAAATAATAGAGGACACTGGGGGGACACACGATATCTTCTTTCACATCTCGGAAGCACAGACAGACTGGGTCGAGGAGGGTGATCGGCTTCGATGCGATGTCGTCGAAGGCGACCGAGGCCTCGAGTGTACGAATATCGAGATCATCGCCCGCGATTCACAGCGAGAATCATACGACCCACCTGCCGACCGTACTAAACGATCCGGGTTCGGTGTTCAGAAAGACGATGGCCAATACGGTGCCGGGAGTAAATCCTCACCAACCGAGAGCAATATCGAGGATTTCGAAGACGAGCGGAAGTTCAGGTAA
- a CDS encoding type II toxin-antitoxin system PemK/MazF family toxin: MALSVRRGDVVIVELDPTQGSEQRGTRPCLVVQNDVGNANAPTTIVVPFTTSFDEQLYPFEVLVPAEECALREDSVALCSQIRTISIEHRITENLGSIPQERIDEVDTALEYSLGLTEI; the protein is encoded by the coding sequence ATGGCCTTGTCTGTCCGTCGAGGGGATGTCGTTATCGTTGAACTCGACCCAACGCAGGGATCCGAACAACGTGGAACGCGACCGTGTCTCGTCGTGCAGAATGACGTCGGGAATGCAAACGCACCGACAACAATCGTTGTTCCGTTCACCACCTCGTTCGACGAGCAGCTCTACCCGTTCGAAGTACTCGTCCCAGCCGAGGAGTGTGCGCTTCGAGAAGACTCAGTCGCGCTCTGTAGCCAGATTCGGACCATCTCTATCGAGCACCGCATCACCGAGAACCTCGGCTCGATTCCGCAAGAGCGGATAGACGAGGTCGATACCGCACTCGAATACAGTCTCGGTCTCACCGAAATTTGA
- a CDS encoding AbrB/MazE/SpoVT family DNA-binding domain-containing protein: protein MSKGERRKIGKRGQVTIPKELRERFGIKGGDDVVIHEEAGKLVIERPVTREELAEGYRQRAQRTSELADELEGISTEANGHLGDAPEW, encoded by the coding sequence ATGAGTAAGGGCGAACGCCGGAAAATCGGGAAGCGAGGCCAAGTGACGATCCCCAAAGAGCTCCGAGAGCGATTCGGAATTAAGGGAGGGGACGACGTCGTGATCCACGAAGAGGCAGGGAAGCTCGTTATCGAACGACCGGTAACCCGTGAGGAGTTGGCTGAGGGGTACCGCCAGCGTGCCCAACGGACCAGCGAACTCGCTGACGAACTGGAGGGCATCTCGACAGAGGCTAATGGACACCTAGGCGACGCCCCAGAGTGGTAG
- a CDS encoding metallophosphoesterase family protein, which yields MIVEVTAVDWDAGSSRRAIVALVDHAGNEFKLVDYDGAELTIDWKPNHRYRISGCNVNKGGADYPVALEPSKRTRVESLGPSEDHTSLLVVGDTHVGRTNHPKMEARIDPVEAFATAVDYGIECGVDAVVHVGDIFHESASEGEATAVDQRVFALLEDASIPFYYVRGNHTAEQGEGVLTKRPLVSNLDTGGERIGSDVRVFGIDHAEEGELPWKRLSFPSRVSEPISILVVHQTLRQLSGPTAKSVDLDRIQRRFGGQFDLVVSGHHHDATMETRSGTTVMYTGAAERMSKNQDSTDRVAWLVTSAGSSVAIERYDIP from the coding sequence ATGATCGTCGAGGTGACGGCTGTCGACTGGGATGCCGGTTCCTCACGGCGTGCAATAGTCGCTCTCGTTGATCACGCTGGAAACGAGTTCAAACTCGTCGATTACGACGGCGCCGAACTAACAATCGACTGGAAGCCGAACCACCGCTATCGCATCTCCGGATGTAATGTCAACAAGGGAGGAGCGGACTATCCCGTCGCGTTGGAACCGAGCAAGCGGACACGCGTCGAGTCGCTCGGACCGAGCGAGGATCATACCTCACTCCTGGTCGTGGGAGATACGCACGTCGGTCGGACGAACCACCCGAAAATGGAGGCGAGGATCGACCCTGTCGAAGCATTCGCCACCGCTGTCGACTACGGAATCGAATGCGGCGTCGACGCCGTCGTCCACGTCGGGGATATCTTTCACGAATCGGCATCGGAGGGGGAGGCGACTGCCGTCGATCAGCGTGTGTTCGCCCTGTTGGAGGACGCCTCGATTCCCTTCTACTACGTCCGTGGGAATCACACCGCTGAACAGGGTGAGGGGGTACTGACGAAACGTCCCCTCGTCTCGAACCTCGATACGGGGGGCGAGCGGATCGGCTCCGACGTGCGTGTGTTTGGCATCGATCATGCCGAGGAGGGTGAACTTCCCTGGAAGAGGCTCTCCTTTCCTAGCCGAGTGAGCGAACCGATCTCCATTCTGGTTGTTCACCAGACCCTGCGTCAGCTATCTGGCCCGACAGCCAAGAGCGTCGACCTCGATCGTATTCAGCGACGGTTCGGCGGCCAGTTCGATCTCGTTGTCTCGGGTCACCACCACGACGCGACGATGGAAACCCGGAGCGGGACGACCGTGATGTACACCGGCGCGGCCGAACGAATGAGTAAGAATCAGGATTCTACCGATAGAGTCGCCTGGCTCGTGACGTCAGCAGGATCCTCGGTAGCGATTGAGCGATACGATATCCCCTGA
- a CDS encoding DUF192 domain-containing protein gives MDNPTHPVLTVDSLDCEKTAGTPIPIFERRATVVAALVIGATVFAVAGAIFLLGAGASPSELESSVIDDKPPNHRVFFENQRGQILWVYDVWVADTDSERYQGLSGTETLPADTGLLFVYDREAADRAIVMREMHYPIDVVFVDGSGTVTAVHSPVPEPGVSDDELTHYSGRARWILEIPHGTAERHAIVPGTSIQITGPTHAFDPQSALHQAGSSR, from the coding sequence ATGGACAACCCAACCCACCCCGTGCTGACTGTCGACTCGCTTGATTGCGAGAAGACAGCCGGGACTCCCATCCCAATATTCGAACGCCGAGCGACGGTCGTCGCGGCGTTGGTGATTGGTGCGACGGTCTTCGCTGTCGCCGGTGCCATCTTCCTGTTGGGAGCTGGGGCTTCCCCATCGGAACTCGAGTCGTCGGTGATCGACGATAAACCGCCCAACCACCGGGTGTTCTTCGAGAACCAGCGTGGGCAGATCCTGTGGGTGTATGATGTCTGGGTGGCCGACACGGATTCCGAGCGCTACCAGGGCTTGAGTGGGACCGAGACACTTCCCGCCGATACCGGTCTGCTGTTCGTCTACGACCGGGAGGCCGCCGACCGGGCAATCGTGATGCGTGAGATGCACTATCCAATCGACGTTGTCTTCGTTGATGGATCGGGAACCGTCACGGCGGTTCACTCTCCAGTGCCTGAACCCGGTGTTTCCGACGACGAGCTCACGCACTACTCCGGACGAGCGCGATGGATCCTTGAAATTCCTCACGGAACTGCGGAGCGCCACGCCATCGTCCCAGGAACCTCGATTCAGATTACTGGGCCGACGCATGCGTTCGACCCGCAGTCAGCACTCCATCAGGCAGGTAGCTCGAGATGA
- a CDS encoding endonuclease/exonuclease/phosphatase family protein, with protein sequence MTVLNTQHGTPILVCSNCAVEKFVSHYTLLTGRGCPATMKVLSWNVDGTFPPQGSPAQITNQIRWLDSLETQPELLLLQEVNPNRRDLWQELLTDQLGYETVRDTLDIAVEQGNSNGHITAIQSELDLLETTTGIELNETTTRTESDRSTAYPEKLLVTGIEYGNTTIEVWNVRAVPGSSYPEEKLTILELAYEYIEEADEKLRILAGDLNTPQRELADGQAITYGYQRDADLQQRGVTAELKILKGLGHFGMIDVFRAQHGYGDIDSLSVSHDGRRIDHLFASEDLSPADCWYSETGATHSDHAPVLAVFDI encoded by the coding sequence GTGACCGTACTCAATACACAGCACGGCACGCCAATACTGGTCTGTTCGAACTGTGCAGTGGAGAAGTTTGTTTCTCACTATACTTTATTAACCGGACGTGGTTGTCCAGCAACGATGAAAGTTCTTTCATGGAACGTTGATGGAACGTTCCCACCGCAGGGCTCACCAGCTCAGATTACTAATCAAATAAGGTGGTTAGACTCACTTGAAACTCAGCCGGAACTCCTCTTACTGCAGGAGGTCAACCCAAATCGACGTGATCTCTGGCAGGAATTGTTGACCGACCAGCTTGGGTATGAGACTGTGCGAGATACCCTCGATATCGCGGTAGAACAAGGCAATAGCAACGGCCACATCACTGCTATACAGAGCGAATTAGATCTCTTAGAGACCACTACTGGTATTGAATTGAATGAGACCACTACACGAACTGAGTCAGATCGTTCGACAGCGTATCCCGAAAAACTTCTCGTTACCGGTATCGAATACGGAAATACAACTATCGAGGTCTGGAACGTCAGGGCGGTTCCTGGCAGCAGCTACCCCGAAGAAAAACTCACGATCCTTGAACTCGCCTACGAGTACATCGAAGAAGCCGATGAGAAACTTCGTATCCTCGCTGGTGATCTGAACACCCCGCAGCGGGAACTTGCTGACGGCCAAGCCATCACGTACGGCTACCAACGAGACGCTGATCTCCAGCAACGAGGAGTCACCGCGGAACTCAAGATTCTCAAAGGCTTAGGACACTTCGGGATGATTGATGTCTTCCGGGCCCAACACGGGTACGGCGACATCGACTCGCTCTCGGTGAGTCATGATGGTCGACGAATCGATCACCTCTTCGCATCGGAAGACCTCTCTCCGGCCGACTGCTGGTATTCAGAAACTGGAGCCACCCACAGCGACCACGCACCAGTCCTCGCTGTCTTCGATATTTAA
- a CDS encoding VWA domain-containing protein, whose amino-acid sequence MYPTGTTEVLLDGDDDRVGFVSEADEIAFRSVQDALTQLAADALAIRGVDLDDATHRHDKTASVERARRVIDTWTSSLQPVVASAVEPTGDSQSYDGADSGTDRHDHLSQEEGPASTPEATGVSVDREATADPYQDVFDHPAVTPDSGIDDTDGTVSSPELDTEDSTGNTASTPVGQKEDDQKRDQEPSIADGESASRADSSIESSEEPAEHPSRSHALAAAVERARENRGDSGDRTDPSSPSAIINERATPDDQSVQTPLDAFDIGVTTTESAETDDLSGRSGDPGPSGEDEQIEHRDGDVETAATDEPGPGPAHERVERAAPSPAEYGQALEHDRDVARQEAAREQVDREAVERELRDLGDVFGRRHQGDEDHREDRTESSTETGAGGNGAGLERLDDVVFVPVSDDLAPPGQWSAVEDGAARVAQVLEKELALERQRGTRSGLTAGRYDTRAGHRLAIGDPRVCETPTPGREKRYALVLVLDRSGSMRNGSPPKIEVATQAVARLALAAEELGIRVAIIDFIDGQARLVKPFTVESRHVQTTLLDTDCGGGTPLAEAIGLARTVVETQRDDPLIITVTDDRPSDIEAVTRELQASYAPVCSLTIATDCDPGTLAPDASALAPYYERQAAVYDVGAIDDRLDQFASLLTGL is encoded by the coding sequence GTGTACCCGACCGGCACCACCGAAGTCCTGCTCGACGGGGACGACGACCGCGTCGGGTTCGTCTCTGAGGCCGACGAAATCGCCTTTCGGTCGGTACAAGATGCGCTGACTCAGCTCGCTGCTGATGCCCTCGCTATTCGAGGTGTCGACCTCGACGACGCGACCCACAGGCACGACAAGACCGCCTCGGTCGAGCGGGCCCGCCGCGTCATCGACACCTGGACGTCGTCGCTCCAGCCGGTCGTCGCAAGCGCCGTCGAGCCAACAGGCGACTCGCAGAGTTATGATGGCGCTGACTCGGGAACTGACAGGCACGACCACTTGTCGCAGGAGGAGGGACCTGCGAGTACTCCCGAGGCAACTGGGGTCTCGGTCGATCGCGAGGCAACAGCGGACCCGTATCAGGACGTGTTCGACCATCCCGCGGTGACGCCGGATTCCGGCATAGATGATACGGACGGCACGGTCAGCTCTCCCGAGCTGGATACCGAGGATTCCACTGGTAATACCGCATCGACTCCAGTCGGCCAGAAGGAGGACGATCAGAAACGTGACCAAGAGCCGTCGATAGCGGACGGCGAATCAGCGTCGCGAGCAGACTCATCCATCGAAAGCAGCGAGGAGCCAGCGGAGCACCCGTCGAGATCCCACGCACTCGCGGCGGCTGTCGAGCGCGCTCGCGAAAATCGGGGCGATTCGGGAGACAGGACTGATCCATCGTCCCCATCAGCTATAATAAATGAACGAGCCACTCCCGACGACCAGTCGGTCCAGACACCACTCGATGCGTTCGACATCGGGGTGACAACCACCGAGTCTGCGGAGACTGACGACCTGAGCGGCCGGTCGGGCGACCCAGGCCCGTCTGGCGAGGATGAACAGATAGAACATCGCGATGGAGATGTCGAGACCGCAGCAACGGACGAACCGGGGCCGGGGCCAGCTCACGAGCGCGTCGAGCGGGCCGCACCGTCGCCGGCCGAGTACGGGCAGGCGCTCGAACACGACCGTGATGTCGCCCGACAAGAGGCGGCCCGAGAGCAGGTCGACCGGGAGGCTGTCGAGCGAGAGCTTCGCGACCTCGGTGACGTCTTTGGTCGGCGGCACCAAGGCGACGAGGACCATCGGGAGGACAGGACCGAGTCATCGACAGAGACGGGTGCAGGCGGGAACGGTGCCGGACTGGAGCGTCTCGACGACGTCGTGTTCGTCCCGGTCAGCGACGACCTCGCCCCACCGGGACAATGGAGCGCGGTCGAGGACGGCGCCGCCCGCGTCGCGCAGGTCCTCGAAAAGGAACTCGCGCTCGAACGGCAGCGGGGAACCCGGAGCGGGCTGACCGCTGGTCGGTACGATACTCGCGCCGGTCATCGGCTCGCCATCGGCGATCCACGGGTCTGTGAAACTCCGACGCCTGGCCGCGAGAAACGCTACGCCCTCGTGCTCGTGCTAGATCGGTCGGGGTCGATGCGCAACGGTAGCCCCCCGAAAATAGAGGTTGCAACACAGGCGGTCGCCCGACTCGCCCTCGCTGCCGAGGAACTGGGGATTCGTGTTGCCATCATCGACTTCATCGACGGTCAGGCTCGCCTTGTGAAGCCGTTCACCGTCGAGTCGCGTCACGTCCAAACGACGCTGCTCGATACTGACTGCGGTGGTGGAACACCGCTAGCCGAGGCAATCGGTCTCGCCCGGACAGTTGTCGAAACACAGCGTGACGACCCACTGATCATCACCGTCACCGACGACCGCCCCAGCGACATCGAGGCGGTCACGCGCGAGCTCCAGGCATCGTACGCTCCGGTGTGTTCGTTGACCATCGCGACCGACTGTGACCCCGGGACGTTAGCGCCTGATGCATCAGCGCTGGCGCCGTACTATGAACGACAGGCGGCGGTCTACGACGTCGGCGCCATCGACGATCGTCTCGACCAGTTTGCGAGTCTCCTCACTGGATTGTGA
- a CDS encoding EVE domain-containing protein: MNADISEESPSNYFWLTANPDYWDPEDAEKGDQIRYQAYNNNENKRRKFSAFEKAKPGDRVLIYTSSPRRKVTSEGKIVSGLETGDDGIVIEYERALDAVDWNDIKEDPILADSSPINLRARGSLFELSEDEYTAILSMAGAEDQATHDGTTEGDTEDDIDGSEEAIWKFLCDDKTFQLYFSYKVFGRPQKLDVSKGDRLVLYDFEDQLIYGPFTAESDVAEALIPEAAGEQYPYQVRISWDTLYRLPKEKFPLDITQDWFSSEQANEILRALHEEGTYVEVAEDGSVQAPDDTPERSGEGTDKTKPELLPEPDEAPITDILTLKNDQQPTPDTELLQEADEPGAVILQEATVGELRPELYQYGLAHLIAGRSLLLYGPTGTKKNSIARRLGQAICTDLLTVTATPDLNDQQLLATPSDNESVGPFIRAVNSCYASLDEHEHPVWMLIENFETVPIPQLGNVLTLLEIERRVDRRISVGDELLPVPMAFRVIATMDVVDAAGLPELYSTSRQFAPLHVSTHLNDDQPHNSDYPILRHLHHKQDYQRLRFSAEQAVLSKLTDLPTNIERDTHLSIPALAELFDAEAALDAALSSVSLPIETNYDFIDALSHYAWKLGEDNDVSLGRELLVDAIKFVVVYNWLFPKQSDWEVVDQAVAAYFNPTIFMRLNRVNEEQGVQQCMACRDSFATVAEILGFKATAAQIRSYRA; the protein is encoded by the coding sequence ATGAACGCGGATATTTCAGAGGAAAGTCCGTCTAATTATTTTTGGCTCACAGCTAATCCTGATTATTGGGATCCCGAGGACGCTGAGAAGGGCGACCAAATCCGATATCAGGCGTACAATAATAACGAGAACAAACGGCGAAAATTCTCGGCCTTCGAGAAGGCCAAACCTGGTGATAGAGTTCTAATATATACATCATCACCCAGGAGAAAAGTTACCAGCGAAGGTAAAATCGTATCTGGATTGGAGACTGGAGATGATGGAATTGTTATTGAATACGAGCGAGCGCTCGATGCGGTAGATTGGAACGATATCAAAGAGGATCCAATACTGGCTGATTCATCCCCAATTAACCTGAGAGCGAGAGGATCGCTGTTTGAACTTTCCGAGGACGAATACACGGCTATTCTCTCGATGGCAGGTGCAGAGGATCAAGCAACACACGACGGAACTACCGAGGGCGACACGGAAGACGATATCGACGGCTCTGAAGAAGCGATATGGAAATTTTTGTGTGATGACAAAACATTTCAACTGTACTTTTCATATAAGGTGTTCGGACGGCCACAGAAATTGGACGTGTCGAAGGGTGATCGACTCGTTCTGTACGATTTCGAGGATCAATTGATTTACGGGCCGTTCACGGCCGAATCCGACGTTGCAGAGGCCCTCATCCCAGAAGCAGCCGGCGAACAGTATCCGTATCAGGTGAGGATATCGTGGGACACACTATACAGACTCCCCAAAGAAAAATTCCCACTCGACATCACGCAGGACTGGTTCAGTTCAGAACAGGCCAACGAAATACTACGCGCTCTACATGAGGAGGGCACCTATGTTGAGGTTGCTGAGGACGGCTCCGTTCAGGCGCCTGATGACACACCCGAAAGGAGTGGGGAAGGTACCGACAAAACCAAGCCCGAGTTACTCCCAGAACCTGACGAAGCGCCAATTACCGATATACTCACCCTCAAAAACGATCAGCAACCAACTCCTGACACGGAACTTCTTCAGGAGGCAGACGAGCCAGGGGCGGTGATTTTGCAGGAGGCAACAGTTGGCGAGCTGCGACCCGAACTCTATCAGTACGGCCTAGCCCACCTCATTGCCGGTCGAAGCTTGCTATTATACGGACCAACCGGTACAAAAAAGAACTCTATCGCTCGGCGACTTGGGCAGGCAATCTGTACAGATCTCCTGACAGTAACGGCGACACCGGATCTAAATGACCAGCAATTGTTGGCAACGCCGAGTGATAACGAGAGCGTTGGACCGTTCATACGAGCTGTAAACTCTTGTTATGCCTCGCTAGACGAACACGAACATCCGGTCTGGATGTTAATAGAGAACTTTGAGACTGTCCCGATACCCCAGCTCGGGAACGTATTGACACTCTTGGAGATAGAACGCCGTGTGGATCGCCGAATCAGTGTTGGGGACGAATTGTTACCCGTTCCGATGGCGTTTCGTGTGATTGCGACGATGGATGTCGTCGATGCTGCCGGGCTTCCGGAACTTTACAGCACTTCGCGACAATTTGCTCCCTTACATGTCTCCACTCATCTGAACGATGATCAACCGCACAACAGCGATTATCCAATCTTGCGACATTTGCATCACAAACAGGATTATCAACGACTACGCTTCAGCGCAGAGCAGGCAGTACTCTCCAAGTTGACCGATCTACCAACGAATATAGAACGTGACACGCATCTTTCGATTCCCGCGCTTGCGGAACTGTTTGACGCTGAAGCAGCCTTGGACGCCGCACTATCATCGGTCAGTCTCCCGATCGAAACAAACTACGACTTTATAGACGCTCTCAGCCATTACGCGTGGAAACTTGGGGAGGACAACGACGTTTCTCTCGGACGAGAACTATTGGTTGACGCCATCAAATTCGTCGTTGTATACAATTGGCTGTTCCCGAAGCAGTCAGACTGGGAGGTCGTCGACCAAGCAGTTGCGGCGTATTTCAACCCGACCATATTCATGCGTCTGAACAGAGTAAATGAAGAACAAGGTGTACAACAATGTATGGCCTGTCGAGACTCCTTCGCCACGGTCGCCGAGATACTCGGTTTCAAAGCCACAGCCGCCCAAATCAGGTCGTACAGAGCATAA